One segment of Anatilimnocola aggregata DNA contains the following:
- a CDS encoding DUF1501 domain-containing protein, with product MLTIHGESFANCDRVPRRDFLKVGALTLGGLSLADLLRYQAQAASAPAKKKAVILLYLAGGPSHIDMYDLKPDAPAEIRGEFRPIKTNVAGIDIGEHLPLQANVMHQMSIVRSAYHTNAGHGMGSQWMLTGWQPTIEVNDNIYPATGSVVAKVKGPNEPGLPAYVTLPNRTPFSKAAYLGAECNPFTPDADPNQDGFQVRNLKLPGRVTPERLDRRRNLLTQLDQVRRDLDTKGDIVGIDKFYRDAMEMVTSDKAQKAFNLKDEDPKLREKYGRHDLGQSCLLARRLVEAGVTFVTVQTGGGWDTHGDNFNQLKNSLLPKYDRALTALVQDIHDRGLAEDVLVISYGEFGRTPRINPGAGRDHWPGAMSVVFSGGGLKMGQAIGATNDKAEYPTEKPYTPGCVLSTMYHCLGIDYKQSFFDHARRPMQILNEGKPIAELV from the coding sequence ATGTTGACCATTCACGGCGAATCCTTTGCGAATTGCGACCGCGTCCCGCGACGTGACTTTTTGAAGGTCGGCGCGCTCACGCTGGGTGGCCTCTCGCTGGCCGATCTGCTGCGGTATCAGGCTCAGGCTGCCAGCGCACCGGCGAAGAAGAAAGCGGTCATCCTGCTGTACCTGGCGGGCGGCCCGAGCCATATCGACATGTATGATCTCAAGCCCGATGCTCCTGCCGAAATTCGGGGCGAGTTCCGGCCGATCAAGACCAACGTGGCTGGCATCGATATCGGCGAGCATTTGCCGCTGCAAGCCAACGTGATGCACCAGATGTCGATCGTCCGGTCGGCGTATCACACCAATGCCGGCCACGGCATGGGCAGCCAATGGATGCTCACGGGGTGGCAGCCCACGATTGAAGTGAACGACAACATCTACCCCGCCACGGGTTCGGTCGTTGCCAAGGTGAAGGGGCCGAATGAACCGGGCTTGCCCGCGTATGTTACGCTGCCAAATCGCACGCCGTTTAGCAAAGCGGCTTACCTGGGCGCGGAGTGCAACCCGTTCACTCCCGATGCCGATCCCAACCAAGATGGCTTTCAGGTTCGCAACTTGAAGTTGCCGGGTCGGGTTACGCCCGAGCGGCTCGATCGCCGCCGCAATCTGCTCACGCAACTTGACCAGGTTCGCCGCGATCTCGATACCAAGGGGGATATCGTCGGCATCGATAAGTTCTATCGCGACGCGATGGAAATGGTCACCAGCGATAAGGCTCAAAAAGCGTTCAATCTGAAGGACGAGGATCCCAAGCTGCGGGAGAAGTACGGTCGGCACGACCTGGGCCAATCCTGCCTGCTTGCGCGCCGGCTGGTCGAAGCGGGGGTTACGTTCGTTACGGTGCAAACCGGCGGCGGTTGGGACACGCACGGCGACAACTTCAATCAATTGAAAAACAGCCTGCTGCCCAAGTACGACCGGGCCTTGACGGCGCTAGTGCAAGACATTCACGACCGTGGCCTGGCCGAAGACGTGCTGGTCATCAGCTATGGCGAATTCGGCAGGACACCGCGAATCAATCCCGGCGCAGGTCGCGATCACTGGCCAGGTGCCATGAGCGTGGTTTTTTCGGGTGGCGGCCTGAAGATGGGGCAGGCCATCGGCGCCACGAACGACAAAGCGGAGTATCCCACCGAGAAGCCTTACACCCCGGGCTGTGTCCTCTCGACGATGTATCACTGCCTGGGCATCGACTACAAGCAATCGTTTTTCGATCACGCCCGCCGTCCGATGCAAATCCTCAACGAAGGAAAGCCGATCGCGGAGTTGGTGTAG
- a CDS encoding DUF1501 domain-containing protein has product MDHEDRCRQSARRTFLQAGCLAALGLGLPQLLAARTIGRVSAGGGRAKSCILLFATGGPAQQETFDPKPDADIAVRGEFDPIVTNVPGIQICEHLPRLAAQADKFAIIRSTYHKSGTHGVGVHYNMTGLKHAPRQQGEPQVSRLDPPCIGGVVRQLRGDLNGLPASVQLPVRIGDQNNFQWGGQHAGFLGAKFDPLMLIDDSWTPGTLPPAFLPHPEIGLARMANRMDLLHQLEAPRRTLPSEEIATYQLAQQRATSVLESKSAWESFLLDGEQPSTIERYGDNKFGRSCLVARRLVEAGVGLVTVPWMHLVSTKNFDTHSQHFKLMKDLLLPPVDQALSALLEDLHDRGLLDETLVAWTGEFGRTPKINNNAGRDHWGNVYSTLLAGGGIRGGQVYGSSDKQAGEPVDHPVHTTDFVATIYHALGYGPTTVVHDAGGRPHPIVQGKPITALF; this is encoded by the coding sequence ATGGATCACGAAGATCGCTGCCGCCAGTCGGCCCGCCGTACTTTTCTGCAAGCGGGTTGCCTCGCCGCTCTTGGTTTGGGACTACCACAGTTGCTGGCCGCGCGGACGATTGGTCGCGTGAGTGCTGGTGGCGGCAGAGCCAAGAGCTGCATCTTGCTGTTTGCGACCGGTGGCCCTGCCCAACAAGAAACGTTCGATCCGAAGCCCGATGCAGATATTGCAGTCCGCGGTGAGTTCGACCCCATTGTGACGAATGTTCCCGGCATTCAAATCTGCGAGCATCTGCCGCGGTTGGCCGCCCAAGCGGACAAGTTCGCGATCATTCGGTCGACCTATCATAAGAGCGGCACCCACGGCGTCGGCGTGCACTACAACATGACCGGGCTCAAGCATGCTCCGCGGCAACAAGGCGAGCCGCAGGTCTCGCGGCTCGATCCACCCTGCATCGGCGGCGTGGTTCGCCAGTTACGTGGCGACCTGAACGGCTTGCCGGCTTCGGTGCAGTTACCAGTGCGAATCGGCGACCAGAATAACTTTCAGTGGGGCGGACAGCACGCCGGATTTCTGGGGGCGAAGTTCGATCCGCTCATGCTGATCGACGATTCGTGGACGCCCGGCACATTGCCTCCCGCTTTTCTGCCCCATCCCGAAATTGGCCTCGCGCGCATGGCCAACCGCATGGACCTGCTGCATCAACTGGAAGCACCTCGCCGTACTCTGCCGTCCGAAGAGATCGCCACTTATCAATTGGCACAGCAACGCGCAACAAGCGTGCTCGAGTCGAAATCGGCATGGGAATCGTTTCTGCTCGACGGTGAGCAGCCATCCACAATCGAGCGCTATGGCGATAACAAGTTCGGCCGCAGTTGCCTCGTCGCTCGGCGGTTGGTCGAAGCCGGCGTGGGACTCGTGACCGTGCCCTGGATGCACCTGGTTTCGACCAAGAACTTCGATACACATTCGCAGCACTTTAAGCTGATGAAGGATTTGCTCCTCCCGCCGGTCGATCAGGCTCTATCGGCCCTGCTCGAAGATTTGCACGACCGTGGCCTACTCGACGAAACGTTGGTGGCCTGGACGGGCGAGTTCGGACGGACACCGAAGATTAACAACAACGCTGGTCGCGACCACTGGGGTAATGTTTATAGCACCCTGCTGGCCGGCGGCGGCATTCGCGGTGGGCAAGTCTATGGATCGAGCGACAAGCAAGCCGGCGAACCGGTCGATCATCCAGTTCACACCACCGACTTTGTGGCGACCATCTATCACGCGCTAGGCTACGGCCCGACAACGGTGGTGCACGATGCAGGTGGTCGTCCCCATCCCATCGTGCAAGGCAAGCCCATTACGGCTCTGTTTTAG
- a CDS encoding PPC domain-containing protein, with protein sequence MPAIRNILRIALPVLLVMLSSPLIFAELPSPRLDRVNPLGAAAGTSLEVQVSGAEIEDLQTLVFDHPGIVAKPVEGKDLNKDRKFQVTIAADVPEGTYDARVTTKWGMSSPRLFAVSHGLADMAEQEPNNENATAQQLSVNTALNGQSDGNDRDVFRVALKAGQRITVDCQSARLDLQLDAVMQLLSVDGRQLASSGDYFGRDPFIDFQATADGDYFIVVHDLSYRGGLPYRLIVSNRPFVENVFPRAVQVGQTSELTAWGRNLSGNSEGKFSLTPPADAAIGMYRFLEHPTAHSVAPTAATCTLNGFQVRPDFGGASLNAVPVLLVDTPVSVEKEPNETLETPQPITLPAVISGRFDQQRDADWYEFSVEETGPYALDVYCERIAGQADPYVVLVDERGNRFQELDDFGHRQGPFDGHLRDPSGMVNLTAKQKYQLLVQDRYRRGGPRYQYVLSLRKPKPDFFVAAIHHQNPGPGGTTLRAGSAIYLDLIIHQRDGYKGAVVITAENLPPGVHCEATSIVSNSHGSVVLSADEHAANFDGPIKLIATGKQGDETIVREVRPYARVWQDNPASSRPTRQTFISVREQAPFGLQFENDKLTIEAGKKGEAKVQLKRLWPDFNGQLSLQSFAPPNSIKLNLPQIAAGANEATVTFDVQNNTQPGEYTITLLGQAQVPFEKDPKKGKANTLVTLACKPITITVSAAAK encoded by the coding sequence ATGCCCGCAATTAGAAACATCCTTCGGATCGCACTGCCAGTTCTGCTGGTCATGCTTTCTTCGCCCCTGATCTTCGCTGAACTTCCTTCGCCACGACTCGACCGTGTGAATCCGCTGGGGGCTGCTGCGGGGACATCGTTGGAAGTGCAAGTGTCGGGCGCGGAGATTGAAGACTTGCAAACTCTGGTGTTTGATCATCCGGGGATTGTCGCGAAGCCCGTAGAAGGGAAGGATCTGAACAAAGATCGCAAGTTCCAGGTGACGATTGCCGCCGATGTGCCGGAAGGAACTTACGATGCGCGCGTTACGACCAAGTGGGGCATGAGCAGCCCGCGGTTGTTTGCCGTCTCTCATGGCCTGGCCGATATGGCCGAGCAAGAGCCGAATAATGAGAACGCGACGGCCCAGCAGCTCTCGGTGAATACTGCGCTCAATGGCCAGAGTGACGGCAATGATCGGGACGTGTTTCGCGTCGCACTCAAGGCTGGCCAGCGGATTACCGTCGATTGCCAGTCGGCGCGGCTCGATTTGCAACTCGATGCCGTGATGCAACTCCTCAGCGTCGATGGCCGCCAACTGGCGAGCAGCGGTGATTATTTTGGTCGCGATCCATTCATCGATTTTCAAGCAACTGCAGATGGTGACTACTTCATCGTCGTTCACGATTTGTCCTATCGCGGTGGACTTCCCTATCGCCTGATCGTGAGTAACCGACCATTCGTCGAAAACGTCTTTCCTCGCGCGGTGCAAGTCGGCCAGACTAGCGAACTGACAGCCTGGGGACGCAATCTGTCGGGCAATTCGGAAGGCAAGTTCTCGCTCACGCCGCCTGCCGATGCTGCGATCGGCATGTATCGATTCCTGGAACATCCCACGGCTCACTCCGTCGCTCCGACGGCGGCCACTTGTACGCTCAACGGATTCCAGGTTCGTCCTGATTTTGGCGGTGCGTCCCTTAACGCAGTCCCGGTGTTGCTGGTCGATACGCCGGTCAGTGTCGAGAAGGAACCCAACGAGACCCTCGAAACTCCGCAGCCCATCACGCTTCCCGCCGTGATCAGCGGGCGCTTCGATCAGCAGCGCGACGCCGACTGGTACGAATTCAGTGTTGAGGAAACGGGGCCATACGCGCTCGATGTCTATTGTGAGCGGATTGCTGGGCAGGCTGATCCGTATGTCGTGCTAGTCGATGAGAGGGGAAATCGGTTTCAGGAACTCGATGACTTCGGTCATCGCCAAGGACCGTTTGATGGGCACCTGCGCGACCCTTCGGGGATGGTGAATCTGACCGCGAAGCAGAAGTATCAATTGCTCGTGCAGGATCGCTATCGTCGCGGTGGACCGCGGTATCAGTACGTCCTGTCGCTGCGCAAGCCCAAGCCTGACTTTTTCGTAGCCGCCATTCATCACCAGAATCCCGGCCCCGGCGGTACCACGTTGCGAGCAGGCTCGGCTATCTACCTCGACCTGATCATCCACCAACGGGATGGCTACAAGGGAGCGGTCGTCATCACCGCGGAAAACTTGCCGCCGGGCGTTCATTGCGAGGCCACGTCGATTGTTTCAAACTCGCACGGTTCGGTCGTCCTTTCGGCCGATGAGCATGCGGCCAACTTCGACGGACCGATCAAGCTGATTGCCACGGGCAAGCAGGGGGACGAAACGATCGTTCGCGAAGTTCGTCCTTACGCACGCGTTTGGCAGGACAATCCGGCTTCGAGCCGTCCAACACGGCAGACTTTCATTTCAGTGCGCGAGCAGGCCCCTTTCGGTTTGCAGTTTGAAAACGACAAGCTGACGATTGAAGCCGGCAAGAAGGGAGAGGCGAAGGTGCAACTGAAGCGACTCTGGCCCGACTTCAACGGGCAGCTGAGTTTGCAGTCGTTCGCGCCGCCCAATTCCATCAAGCTGAACTTGCCTCAAATTGCGGCGGGGGCGAATGAAGCAACCGTCACATTTGATGTGCAGAACAACACGCAGCCTGGCGAATATACGATTACGCTGCTCGGGCAGGCCCAGGTTCCCTTTGAGAAAGATCCGAAGAAGGGGAAGGCCAACACGCTCGTCACGCTGGCCTGCAAGCCGATCACGATAACCGTGTCGGCTGCAGCGAAGTGA
- a CDS encoding lysophospholipid acyltransferase family protein gives MARNRSSKPHLLNRFALPLAWGFRLWYSSLRVHHDVANPAQDPRVTRSGAIYATWHEDLFVNGCGFNDCNIHVMISSSSDGDFGTNIVTNLGYGAIRGSSGRGGARALREMMRTVEGTNVGITPDGPKGPRRVVKEGTTYIASRTGMPIVAMGTAYTCATRFNSWDRMALAWPGTRAVVCLWPGLLVPAEANSEELMSSTQQLQQNMTSANERAQLLLSEWLKTGKRPAARTADTAFDTSPPPGTLHDLTRAA, from the coding sequence ATGGCTCGCAACCGATCGTCGAAACCTCATCTTCTCAACCGCTTTGCTTTGCCCCTGGCTTGGGGCTTTCGGCTGTGGTACTCATCCTTACGAGTGCACCACGATGTAGCCAACCCGGCCCAAGATCCTCGCGTCACGCGCTCGGGCGCTATCTACGCCACCTGGCACGAAGATCTATTTGTAAACGGCTGCGGCTTTAATGACTGCAACATCCACGTGATGATCAGCAGTTCGTCCGACGGCGACTTTGGCACCAACATCGTCACGAATCTCGGCTACGGTGCCATTCGCGGCTCCTCTGGTCGTGGCGGTGCCCGGGCCCTACGAGAAATGATGCGAACCGTGGAAGGGACCAACGTGGGGATTACCCCCGACGGTCCTAAGGGCCCACGGCGGGTAGTCAAAGAAGGAACAACGTACATCGCCTCACGCACTGGCATGCCAATCGTTGCCATGGGAACGGCCTACACCTGTGCAACTCGGTTCAACAGTTGGGACCGCATGGCCCTGGCCTGGCCCGGAACTCGCGCGGTAGTCTGCTTGTGGCCAGGACTACTTGTGCCGGCCGAGGCGAACTCGGAGGAGTTGATGAGTTCTACCCAGCAACTGCAGCAGAACATGACTTCGGCCAATGAGCGCGCTCAACTGCTTCTGAGCGAGTGGCTGAAAACAGGCAAACGTCCTGCCGCCCGCACTGCGGACACCGCATTCGACACCAGCCCACCCCCTGGAACACTGCACGATCTAACACGCGCAGCCTGA
- a CDS encoding 3-keto-disaccharide hydrolase — MKSHSQNLVLATGLITLSLCMLSSLATADDDLLGKDLTKNWTTTGNWILGDDGVVTLKPRDGEKGWQRYDAYLWLKGDYQDFEIDFEYKVETKGNSGFYFHVGDVKQPVATGIEVQIYDSHGKPAGAKLTDHDSGGIIPSIPPTKSAAKAAGEWNRFVITAKGDNLTVVLNGETVNVVDLTTDKLKARPKTGAIGFQDHGLPLSLRNIKIKKL, encoded by the coding sequence ATGAAAAGTCATTCACAGAATCTCGTTCTCGCTACTGGTCTGATTACGCTCTCGCTCTGCATGCTCTCGTCCTTGGCAACTGCGGACGACGATCTGCTCGGCAAGGATCTCACCAAGAACTGGACCACCACCGGGAATTGGATTCTGGGAGACGACGGAGTCGTTACGCTCAAACCGCGGGACGGTGAAAAGGGCTGGCAGCGTTATGATGCCTACCTGTGGCTCAAAGGAGATTACCAAGATTTTGAGATCGATTTTGAGTACAAGGTGGAGACGAAGGGTAACAGCGGGTTCTATTTTCACGTGGGCGATGTGAAACAGCCTGTCGCTACGGGGATCGAAGTGCAAATCTACGATTCGCACGGTAAGCCCGCAGGAGCCAAGCTGACCGATCACGACAGCGGTGGCATCATCCCCAGCATCCCACCAACCAAGAGCGCCGCGAAAGCTGCCGGCGAATGGAACCGCTTTGTCATCACAGCCAAAGGCGACAACCTGACAGTCGTGCTCAATGGCGAGACAGTCAACGTTGTTGATTTAACAACCGACAAACTGAAGGCTCGTCCCAAAACCGGTGCCATCGGTTTTCAAGATCATGGCCTGCCGCTGAGCCTGCGGAACATCAAGATCAAGAAGTTGTAG
- a CDS encoding DUF1549 and DUF1553 domain-containing protein: MRSYFNALASITIATIFSCTVVVAADSTSPAKATSAASLDFQNEIQPVLSRHGCNSGGCHGKASGQNGFKLSLFGFDDRFDYEAIVRHARGRRITPSAPEQSLLLLKATGQVPHGGGQRLDPDSEGYQTLKNWIAAGAPASAPDSPRVIKLQIEPTQVVFKADQTQQLKVIAEYSNGERRDVTRQASFDSNLDVIAAVDEEGLVRVNDERGEAAIMARYMGQVAVFYAIRPHGDALAEIPGWTPNNYVDELVAAKWKKLGLLPSGPCDDATFLRRLTIDLCGRLPTSIEAREFLADQDANKRQKLIDKLLDSPDYPAYFATRWSAILRNSSLAGADRAAYAFHSWIKDNLAENRPYDQFVRGIVAAAGEWQDSPAINWYWQSRDDQLHTVSADTAQVFLGLRLQCARCHHHPYERWGQEDYYGLTGFFTRLGRKSFGEPPPYFASANVSTGEKNPLTGKTPEPKYLDGEYAKFTPEEDPRHALVDWMAKPENPFFAKVLVNRYWGHFFGRGIVHEVDDLRESNPPSNPELLAALTKDFVAHKFDMKHMIRTMVSSRAYQLSSEPTEHNRHDKQNYARYYAKRVIAEVFADAVDQATGSKTKYNNMSAVSRAVDLPHEGFGSYFLDTFDRPRRVSSCECERATGATLAQVLLLANSDDLENKIASGTGKIATLVKEKRPAKEIIDELYLGALARFPNADELTKTHTFVESLPADKQQQALEDILWAVLNTREFMFNR, translated from the coding sequence ATGCGCAGCTACTTCAACGCGCTTGCCAGCATCACTATCGCCACGATTTTCTCGTGCACTGTCGTTGTCGCCGCTGATAGCACTTCCCCTGCGAAGGCGACCTCAGCAGCCTCGCTCGATTTCCAGAACGAGATCCAGCCTGTCTTGTCTCGTCACGGCTGCAATTCGGGGGGCTGCCACGGCAAAGCCAGCGGGCAGAATGGGTTCAAGCTATCGCTGTTTGGCTTCGACGACCGCTTCGACTACGAGGCCATCGTCCGGCATGCTCGTGGGCGACGAATCACCCCCTCAGCACCCGAGCAAAGCCTGTTGCTCCTCAAGGCCACAGGTCAAGTTCCACATGGCGGCGGCCAGCGCTTGGACCCGGATAGCGAAGGCTATCAAACGCTCAAGAATTGGATCGCGGCTGGTGCTCCGGCTTCAGCACCGGATTCGCCCCGCGTCATCAAGTTGCAGATCGAGCCGACGCAGGTCGTGTTTAAGGCTGATCAAACTCAGCAGTTGAAGGTGATTGCCGAATACTCGAATGGTGAGCGGCGAGATGTCACCCGCCAAGCTTCCTTCGACAGCAACTTGGATGTGATTGCGGCGGTCGACGAAGAAGGACTCGTCCGCGTGAATGACGAACGGGGTGAAGCTGCGATCATGGCCCGGTACATGGGGCAGGTCGCGGTTTTTTATGCGATTCGTCCGCATGGCGACGCACTCGCTGAAATTCCTGGCTGGACACCGAACAACTATGTCGACGAACTGGTCGCGGCCAAGTGGAAGAAGTTGGGCCTGCTACCTTCCGGTCCGTGTGACGACGCCACCTTCCTACGCCGGCTGACGATCGATCTGTGCGGTCGTTTGCCAACGAGCATTGAAGCCCGCGAGTTCCTCGCCGATCAAGATGCCAACAAACGCCAAAAGCTGATTGATAAACTGCTCGACTCGCCCGATTACCCGGCGTACTTCGCCACCCGCTGGAGTGCCATTTTGCGCAACAGCAGTTTGGCCGGCGCCGATCGGGCCGCGTATGCGTTTCATAGTTGGATCAAGGACAATCTGGCCGAGAATCGGCCCTACGATCAATTTGTGCGCGGCATCGTGGCCGCCGCTGGTGAGTGGCAAGATTCGCCCGCGATCAACTGGTATTGGCAAAGCCGCGACGATCAACTGCATACGGTCTCTGCCGACACCGCGCAGGTGTTTCTCGGCCTGCGACTGCAATGTGCCCGCTGCCATCATCATCCGTACGAGCGCTGGGGGCAGGAAGATTACTACGGGTTAACGGGCTTCTTCACCCGCCTGGGCCGCAAGAGTTTTGGTGAGCCGCCACCTTACTTTGCTTCAGCCAACGTCAGCACCGGCGAGAAGAATCCGCTGACGGGAAAGACACCGGAACCGAAGTACCTGGATGGTGAGTATGCCAAGTTCACGCCCGAAGAGGATCCGCGGCACGCGCTGGTCGATTGGATGGCCAAGCCCGAGAATCCGTTCTTCGCCAAGGTGCTGGTGAATCGTTACTGGGGGCACTTCTTCGGCCGCGGCATCGTCCACGAAGTGGACGACCTGCGCGAATCGAATCCGCCTTCGAATCCCGAATTGCTCGCTGCGCTGACGAAGGATTTTGTCGCTCACAAGTTCGACATGAAGCACATGATTCGGACCATGGTCAGCAGCCGGGCCTATCAGCTTTCCAGCGAGCCGACCGAACACAATCGGCACGATAAGCAGAATTATGCCCGCTACTATGCCAAGCGGGTCATAGCCGAAGTCTTTGCGGACGCGGTCGATCAAGCGACAGGCAGCAAGACAAAGTACAACAACATGTCCGCCGTCAGCCGGGCTGTCGATCTGCCTCACGAAGGGTTTGGTTCGTACTTTCTGGATACCTTCGATCGCCCTCGTCGCGTCAGCAGTTGCGAGTGCGAGCGGGCAACCGGCGCAACGCTGGCGCAGGTGCTGCTGCTGGCCAATAGTGACGATCTGGAAAACAAGATTGCCAGTGGCACTGGCAAAATCGCGACGCTGGTGAAGGAGAAGCGGCCGGCGAAAGAAATCATCGACGAACTTTATCTCGGCGCGCTCGCTCGTTTCCCGAACGCTGATGAACTGACCAAAACGCATACGTTTGTCGAAAGCTTGCCTGCCGATAAGCAACAGCAGGCGCTGGAAGATATCCTGTGGGCGGTGCTCAATACCCGCGAGTTCATGTTCAATCGCTAA
- a CDS encoding cytochrome ubiquinol oxidase subunit I, with product MSPLTAARWQMTVSLAFHMVYAAIGIGLPLLLVMVEGMYLRTGQEHYKKLAMKWAKVMGLLFAVGAVSGTALALELGLLWPKYKELLGAVVGHIFGLEGYAFFLEAIFIGIYLYGWNKVKPLAHWLCGVVIATTGMLSGIFVLGVNAWMQQPVGFTLDEAGVVTTTDPIAIFKQPLWFYMAWHSTLACYLAVAFAVAGWYAYLSLKGRRDAYTRAGLIAAMVLGGVCAFLQPLSGDLLAKYVFKTQPVKFAAMEGQFKTERRAPLRIGGWPDEEAQETKYAIEIPGGLSMIATGDPNAEVPGLDQAPRENWPNVELTHAAFQIMVGSGTALMLVTLWFWIAYWRYREQVFTHRWLMFALCVTAPLGFLGLESGWIVTEVGRQPWIIQGVMKTKDAVTTADGVFGMFIAFTLLYALLGVTVIVLLRKLTHTTHETEPAAK from the coding sequence ATGAGCCCCCTCACCGCGGCCCGCTGGCAAATGACCGTTTCGCTGGCGTTTCACATGGTCTATGCAGCGATCGGGATTGGCCTGCCGTTGCTGCTGGTGATGGTCGAAGGGATGTACCTGCGCACCGGGCAGGAGCACTACAAAAAACTGGCCATGAAATGGGCCAAGGTGATGGGACTGCTGTTCGCCGTGGGCGCTGTCTCCGGCACTGCCCTGGCATTGGAGTTGGGCCTGCTCTGGCCAAAGTACAAAGAACTGCTTGGAGCGGTCGTCGGGCATATCTTTGGGCTCGAAGGGTATGCGTTCTTTCTCGAAGCGATTTTTATCGGCATCTATCTCTACGGCTGGAACAAGGTCAAGCCGCTGGCGCATTGGCTGTGCGGCGTGGTAATCGCGACAACGGGGATGCTGTCGGGGATCTTCGTCCTCGGTGTGAACGCCTGGATGCAGCAGCCCGTGGGCTTCACGCTCGATGAGGCCGGCGTGGTGACGACCACCGATCCGATCGCCATTTTCAAGCAGCCGTTGTGGTTCTACATGGCCTGGCACAGCACCTTGGCCTGCTACCTGGCGGTCGCCTTTGCCGTGGCCGGTTGGTATGCCTACTTGAGTTTGAAAGGCCGCCGCGATGCCTACACCCGCGCGGGTTTAATCGCCGCGATGGTTCTCGGCGGAGTCTGTGCATTTCTGCAGCCTCTGAGTGGTGACCTGCTCGCGAAGTATGTATTCAAAACGCAGCCGGTCAAGTTTGCAGCGATGGAAGGGCAATTCAAAACCGAACGACGCGCGCCATTGAGAATCGGTGGTTGGCCCGATGAAGAAGCGCAGGAAACGAAATACGCGATTGAGATTCCCGGTGGCTTGAGCATGATTGCAACCGGCGATCCGAATGCCGAAGTCCCCGGTCTCGATCAAGCGCCGCGCGAGAATTGGCCGAACGTGGAACTAACGCACGCGGCTTTCCAGATTATGGTCGGTTCGGGCACCGCGCTGATGTTGGTGACACTCTGGTTCTGGATTGCCTACTGGCGTTATCGCGAGCAGGTGTTCACACATCGCTGGTTGATGTTCGCGTTGTGCGTGACTGCGCCGCTGGGGTTTCTTGGCCTCGAATCGGGCTGGATTGTCACCGAAGTTGGCCGGCAACCTTGGATCATTCAAGGAGTGATGAAAACCAAAGATGCCGTGACCACGGCCGACGGAGTGTTCGGCATGTTCATCGCGTTTACGCTGCTGTATGCCCTGCTCGGAGTGACGGTCATCGTGCTGCTGCGTAAGTTGACGCACACCACTCACGAAACGGAGCCTGCCGCGAAATGA
- a CDS encoding Rpn family recombination-promoting nuclease/putative transposase — MVPGIDPKVDYAFKKLLGSESSADLLVSFLNAVLDPPPHQTIQQAEILNPFQPQESEDDKLSILDIKARDETGRLFNIEMQLVPAYFLPERILYYWARLFQDQLFAGDDYSELRPTISVCISSLPMFPQSEHAHSKFRLLEERSAFPFTDRIELHTLELEKFRNGEAAIASDLERWMYFLKHAAGFDQAKLPQSLDRPVFHRAMEVLTMIQQNRAEHELYEARLKFQLDENTKRKMMETGIQQALERGLKEGLEQGLEQGLQQGITTGAVIERIRIFEELLGKAVSPAEVLSELTLDQLNERAAMLKSEWTDRNARN, encoded by the coding sequence ATGGTTCCTGGCATCGACCCTAAAGTCGATTACGCTTTCAAAAAGCTGCTTGGTTCGGAGAGTTCGGCCGACCTGCTCGTTTCGTTTTTGAATGCGGTCCTCGATCCACCGCCCCATCAGACGATTCAGCAAGCCGAGATTCTGAACCCGTTTCAACCTCAGGAGTCGGAGGATGACAAGCTTTCGATTTTAGATATCAAAGCCCGTGATGAGACGGGGCGATTATTCAACATCGAGATGCAACTGGTGCCGGCTTATTTTCTGCCGGAGCGGATCCTGTATTACTGGGCTCGCTTGTTTCAGGATCAACTGTTTGCTGGCGACGACTATAGTGAACTAAGGCCGACGATTTCCGTCTGTATCAGCAGCTTGCCGATGTTTCCGCAATCTGAGCATGCACACTCCAAGTTTCGCTTACTCGAGGAAAGGTCGGCCTTTCCGTTTACCGACCGGATTGAACTGCATACGCTAGAATTAGAGAAGTTTCGCAACGGGGAGGCGGCGATTGCCAGCGACCTGGAACGTTGGATGTACTTTCTGAAACATGCCGCAGGATTCGACCAGGCCAAGCTTCCGCAGTCCCTCGATCGCCCCGTCTTTCACCGTGCCATGGAGGTTTTAACCATGATTCAGCAGAATCGAGCCGAACACGAATTGTACGAGGCACGGCTGAAGTTTCAGCTCGACGAAAATACGAAACGGAAGATGATGGAGACGGGAATTCAGCAAGCTCTGGAGCGAGGCTTGAAGGAAGGGCTTGAACAAGGGCTTGAACAAGGGCTTCAGCAAGGAATCACAACCGGTGCGGTCATCGAGCGCATCAGGATCTTCGAAGAATTGCTCGGAAAGGCCGTTTCGCCAGCAGAGGTTTTGAGTGAGTTGACGCTCGATCAACTCAATGAGCGAGCAGCAATGCTAAAGTCAGAATGGACTGATCGAAATGCCCGCAATTAG